Proteins from a genomic interval of Streptomyces fodineus:
- a CDS encoding ATP-dependent DNA ligase, with protein MTLPLIAPMLATPGTLPPAAQDERWAYETKQDGQRVMVYLPADGSVLLRARSGQDITAAYPELRPLGGALGATPAVLDGEVLALDEQGRADFQLLQSRMGLAHAPARAARRAAQVPVHLVLFDVPYLQESLLRLPYVRRRARLTELGLAGPYWSTPGAVTGHGAQALAATREHGLEGLVCKRLDSVYEPGVRSRAWIKIRNWRAEDVIVGGWLPGKGRLRGLPGALLVGQRDTQGKLRYVGGVGTGWSEAERIELARLLDAAASGRCPFDPAPRIPEAHWVLPRLVGEVSYSTRTRAGLLRQSSWLRLRPDLPPEESAADLPEGFG; from the coding sequence GTGACCCTGCCGCTGATCGCGCCGATGCTCGCCACTCCCGGCACGTTGCCGCCCGCCGCCCAGGACGAGCGGTGGGCGTACGAGACCAAACAGGACGGCCAGCGGGTGATGGTCTACCTGCCCGCTGACGGCAGCGTGCTGCTGCGTGCCCGCTCGGGGCAGGACATCACCGCGGCCTATCCCGAACTGCGGCCGCTCGGCGGTGCGCTCGGCGCCACTCCGGCCGTACTGGACGGCGAGGTGCTGGCCCTGGACGAACAGGGCCGGGCCGACTTCCAGTTGCTGCAGAGCCGGATGGGCCTCGCGCACGCCCCCGCGCGGGCGGCGCGCCGGGCCGCCCAGGTGCCGGTGCATCTGGTGCTGTTCGACGTGCCCTACCTCCAGGAGTCCCTGCTGCGGCTGCCCTACGTACGGCGGCGGGCCCGGCTGACGGAGCTGGGCCTGGCCGGGCCGTACTGGTCGACGCCGGGCGCCGTGACCGGGCACGGCGCGCAGGCGCTCGCCGCGACCCGGGAACACGGCTTGGAAGGCCTGGTGTGCAAACGGCTGGACTCGGTGTACGAGCCCGGGGTGCGCTCCCGCGCCTGGATCAAGATCCGGAACTGGCGTGCCGAGGACGTGATCGTCGGCGGCTGGCTGCCGGGCAAAGGACGGCTGCGCGGGCTGCCCGGAGCCCTGCTGGTCGGTCAGCGCGACACGCAGGGCAAGCTGCGGTACGTCGGCGGAGTGGGCACCGGCTGGAGTGAGGCGGAGCGGATCGAACTGGCCCGGCTGCTGGACGCCGCCGCGAGCGGGCGGTGCCCCTTCGATCCGGCGCCCCGGATCCCCGAGGCCCACTGGGTGCTGCCCCGGCTGGTGGGAGAGGTCAGCTACAGCACCCGTACCCGGGCCGGGCTGCTGCGCCAGTCGTCGTGGCTGCGGCTGCGCCCGGATCTGCCGCCGGAGGAGTCGGCGGCGGACCTGCCCGAGGGCTTCGGCTGA
- the glpK gene encoding glycerol kinase GlpK: protein MAERYVMSIDQGTNSTRCILFDHRGRLVSVAQKEHQQHFPRPGWVEHDAMEIWHNLRHIVPEALSDTGVGKEQVIAIGLANQRETTVLWDRRTGVPLGRAIVWQDTRTEPLVNDLMQRPGEAFFLERCALPPSTYFSALRIRWLFDHVKGVEQRAKDGEVLFGTMESWLIWNLTGGADSGLHITDATNASRTMLMNIRTLTWDDELLAFFGVPRAMLPEIRPSAQTYGEARSLLPGVSITAALGDQQAALFGQTCFSPGEAKCTYGTGSFLLLNTGSELVRSRHGLLTTVAYKIGDQQPAYALEGSIAVTGALVQWFRDRLGLISSAPEIETLARTVEDNGGCYIVPAFSGLFAPRWRSDARGVIVGLTSYITKGHLARAVLEATGWQTREVVDAMNADSSVSLQQLKVDGGMTADNLLMQFVADVLDVPVVRPMVAETVSLGAAYAAGLAAGYWPDLEVLRRNWHRAGQWLPDMDPELRESEYDNWQRAVERSLGWVRPPRSS, encoded by the coding sequence ATGGCTGAACGGTACGTAATGTCCATCGATCAGGGCACCAACTCGACCCGATGCATCCTGTTCGACCACCGTGGGCGGCTGGTCTCGGTCGCGCAGAAGGAACACCAGCAGCACTTCCCGAGGCCCGGCTGGGTCGAGCACGACGCCATGGAGATATGGCACAACCTGCGGCACATCGTGCCCGAGGCGCTCTCCGACACCGGTGTCGGCAAGGAGCAGGTCATCGCCATCGGCCTGGCCAACCAGCGGGAGACGACGGTGCTCTGGGACCGGCGGACCGGTGTCCCGCTGGGCCGGGCGATCGTCTGGCAGGACACCCGCACGGAGCCGCTCGTCAACGACCTCATGCAGCGCCCCGGGGAGGCGTTCTTCCTGGAGCGGTGCGCTCTGCCGCCCTCGACCTACTTCTCCGCGCTGCGGATCCGGTGGCTGTTCGACCACGTCAAGGGGGTCGAACAGCGCGCCAAGGACGGCGAGGTGCTGTTCGGAACGATGGAGAGCTGGCTGATCTGGAATCTCACCGGGGGCGCCGACAGCGGCCTGCACATCACCGACGCCACCAACGCCAGCCGCACCATGCTGATGAACATCCGCACGCTCACCTGGGACGACGAGTTGCTGGCCTTCTTCGGGGTGCCGCGCGCGATGCTGCCTGAGATCCGGCCTTCCGCGCAGACGTACGGTGAGGCCCGCTCGCTGCTGCCCGGGGTCTCGATCACCGCCGCCCTCGGCGACCAGCAGGCCGCCCTCTTCGGCCAGACCTGCTTCTCCCCAGGAGAGGCCAAGTGCACCTACGGAACGGGCAGTTTCCTGCTGCTCAACACCGGCAGCGAGCTGGTGCGGTCCCGGCACGGGCTCCTCACGACCGTCGCGTACAAGATCGGGGACCAGCAGCCGGCCTACGCGCTGGAAGGGTCGATAGCCGTCACCGGCGCACTCGTCCAGTGGTTCCGTGACCGGCTGGGCCTGATCAGCAGCGCCCCGGAGATCGAGACGCTCGCGCGGACGGTCGAGGACAACGGTGGCTGCTACATCGTCCCCGCGTTCTCGGGTCTGTTCGCGCCCCGCTGGCGCAGCGACGCGCGCGGGGTCATCGTCGGCCTCACCTCGTACATCACCAAGGGGCACCTGGCGCGTGCCGTCCTGGAGGCCACCGGCTGGCAGACCCGGGAGGTCGTCGACGCCATGAACGCCGATTCCTCGGTCTCCCTGCAGCAGCTCAAGGTGGACGGGGGCATGACCGCGGACAACCTGCTCATGCAGTTCGTGGCCGATGTGCTCGACGTGCCCGTGGTGCGGCCCATGGTCGCCGAGACGGTCTCCCTGGGCGCCGCCTACGCGGCCGGGCTCGCCGCCGGCTACTGGCCCGATCTGGAAGTACTGCGCCGCAACTGGCACCGGGCCGGCCAGTGGCTGCCCGACATGGACCCGGAGCTGCGGGAGTCGGAGTACGACAACTGGCAGCGGGCCGTCGAACGGTCCTTGGGCTGGGTCAGACCACCACGGTCCTCCTGA
- a CDS encoding IclR family transcriptional regulator codes for MAGPVQSIERAAAILRLLAGGPRRLGLGEVAASLGLAKGTAHGILRTLQHVDFVEQDAATGKYQLGAALLHLGTSYLDVNELRSRSLNWADALAARSGEAVRLGTPLEGSVLVVHHVFRPDDTFQTLDVGSLLPLHASSLGKVLLAYGTASVDPAQGQGQGLESYTRHTLVDPERLARALAEVREVGWAAEIQEMSMGEAGIGAPIRGHGGLVVGAIGVSGPVERICDSQGHPRPSLITLLREAARAISRDLGAARW; via the coding sequence ATGGCCGGCCCAGTCCAGTCGATCGAACGGGCGGCGGCGATTCTGCGTCTGCTCGCCGGCGGGCCCCGCCGACTCGGGCTCGGCGAGGTGGCGGCCTCGCTCGGGCTGGCGAAGGGCACCGCCCACGGCATTCTGCGCACGCTCCAGCACGTGGACTTCGTGGAGCAGGACGCGGCGACCGGGAAGTACCAGCTCGGAGCCGCCCTGCTGCACCTCGGGACCAGTTACCTCGATGTCAACGAGCTGCGCTCGCGCTCCCTCAACTGGGCCGACGCCCTGGCCGCCCGCAGCGGGGAGGCGGTACGACTGGGCACCCCCCTGGAGGGCAGCGTCCTGGTCGTCCACCACGTGTTCCGGCCGGACGACACCTTCCAGACCCTGGACGTGGGGTCGCTGCTGCCCCTGCACGCGTCCTCGCTCGGCAAGGTACTGCTGGCGTACGGGACCGCGAGCGTCGATCCGGCGCAGGGGCAGGGGCAGGGGCTGGAGTCGTACACCCGGCACACCCTGGTCGATCCCGAGCGGCTCGCCCGGGCGCTCGCGGAGGTCAGGGAAGTCGGATGGGCAGCCGAGATCCAGGAAATGAGCATGGGCGAGGCCGGAATCGGCGCACCGATCCGCGGGCACGGCGGCCTCGTCGTCGGCGCCATCGGGGTGTCCGGGCCGGTCGAGCGGATCTGCGACAGCCAGGGCCACCCCCGCCCGAGTCTGATCACGCTGCTCCGCGAGGCCGCACGGGCGATCTCCAGAGACCTGGGAGCCGCCCGCTGGTAG
- a CDS encoding ATP-binding protein — MAAQVKTLLQTAYEHVCPVPPVPGAVSAVRRRTAAVLADWSVCPHLVEDTLLVVSELVTNALLHARPPAVLRLSWVQGEGGRALRIEVTDAGPALPVGRSLIGVDPDEHGRGETIVHALATDHGIRTHLGGVTRWAEIVVP; from the coding sequence ATGGCGGCACAGGTCAAGACGCTGCTTCAGACGGCATACGAACATGTGTGTCCGGTGCCGCCCGTCCCCGGCGCAGTCTCGGCCGTACGCCGTCGTACGGCGGCGGTCCTCGCCGACTGGAGTGTGTGTCCGCACCTCGTGGAGGACACCCTGCTCGTGGTGTCGGAGCTCGTGACCAACGCGCTCCTGCACGCCCGGCCCCCGGCCGTGCTCCGGCTTTCGTGGGTGCAGGGCGAGGGCGGCCGCGCCCTGCGTATCGAGGTCACCGACGCGGGCCCCGCCCTTCCGGTGGGCCGGTCCCTCATCGGGGTCGATCCCGACGAGCACGGCAGGGGCGAGACGATCGTCCACGCCCTGGCGACGGACCATGGCATACGCACCCACCTCGGCGGAGTCACCCGGTGGGCCGAAATCGTCGTGCCCTAG
- a CDS encoding PP2C family protein-serine/threonine phosphatase gives MLQARHHGGDHAPMRLFGNRVAGIGRAVHQRAVGLWAAGMPLLPVLVVAMVALLDVAAGAGMPWLPLLAAGPALAASTNGPRGVVCVGLLAAALGVTLAIGHATPAREPAAVVAVLAAVTAASGLASAQRGRRERVLAAVRSVAEAAQHALLQPVPDAVGPFQVAVRYSAAAAEARIGGDLYALVTTPYGIRLIVGDVRGKGLPAVGTAALVLGVFREAAHDEPDLLAVVARIERSLARNLGPDDFVTAVVVGHPRSGHLEIVNCGHAPPLLISASGEVGAVEPAHPAPPLGLRALSAQAPRLQRLPFVVGDQLLLYTDGVTEARDHTRAFYPLTEGVTRHVSDEPARTLTALHDELLAHVGGRLHDDAALLLLRKNTADDPACVPSSCEATL, from the coding sequence ATGCTCCAGGCGCGACACCACGGCGGCGACCATGCGCCGATGCGGCTGTTCGGGAACCGTGTGGCCGGCATCGGGCGAGCGGTCCACCAGCGTGCCGTCGGGCTGTGGGCCGCGGGAATGCCCCTGCTGCCGGTCCTGGTCGTCGCCATGGTCGCACTCCTGGACGTCGCCGCCGGGGCGGGCATGCCCTGGCTGCCGCTGCTGGCGGCCGGACCCGCGCTGGCGGCCTCCACCAACGGGCCGCGTGGCGTGGTCTGCGTCGGCCTCCTCGCCGCGGCGCTGGGCGTGACGCTGGCCATCGGGCACGCGACCCCCGCACGCGAGCCGGCCGCGGTCGTGGCCGTCCTGGCGGCCGTCACCGCGGCGAGCGGCCTGGCCAGCGCGCAGCGCGGCCGTCGGGAACGGGTCCTCGCCGCCGTCCGCTCGGTCGCCGAGGCCGCCCAGCACGCGCTGCTCCAGCCCGTGCCGGACGCCGTCGGCCCGTTCCAGGTGGCCGTCCGCTACAGCGCCGCGGCGGCGGAGGCGCGGATCGGCGGGGACCTCTACGCCCTGGTGACCACGCCCTACGGCATCAGGCTGATCGTCGGTGACGTGCGCGGCAAGGGGCTGCCCGCCGTGGGAACCGCCGCACTCGTGCTCGGGGTGTTCCGCGAGGCCGCCCATGACGAGCCCGACCTGCTCGCCGTCGTCGCGAGGATCGAGCGGAGCCTGGCGCGCAATCTCGGTCCCGACGACTTCGTCACCGCCGTGGTCGTCGGACACCCCCGGTCGGGACACCTGGAGATCGTCAACTGCGGACATGCGCCGCCGCTGCTGATATCCGCCTCCGGCGAGGTGGGTGCGGTGGAGCCCGCCCATCCCGCTCCGCCGCTCGGGCTGCGCGCCCTCTCGGCCCAGGCCCCGCGCCTGCAACGGCTGCCCTTCGTGGTGGGAGACCAGCTGCTGCTGTACACCGACGGGGTCACGGAGGCCCGCGATCACACGCGCGCTTTCTATCCCCTGACCGAAGGGGTAACCCGCCATGTGTCCGACGAGCCGGCGCGCACCCTCACCGCGCTCCACGACGAACTGCTGGCCCATGTGGGCGGCCGGCTGCACGACGACGCCGCCCTGCTGCTGCTCCGGAAGAACACCGCGGACGACCCGGCGTGTGTGCCGTCATCGTGCGAGGCCACGCTCTAG
- a CDS encoding IclR family transcriptional regulator has translation MGAQDGPTLISSVQRAFRLLEAVSAHENGAPAKQLARETGLPLATAYHLLRTLLHDGYLRKLDDGGFVLGDKLNSLHTAGRAQTLLSRVRPTLTALRDELSAATYLTFYEEGEIRVAEIVDGPRMPRVDLWVGFEDAGHATALGKSVLRELDEDARRDYLSRHHLADLTPRTITSLPELLRRIATPPLAPALTDLEEYALGTVCVAVPVYRGSTLGSLGVSLPVERRDRLQEIRTRLLPVASRVTRSLSLTI, from the coding sequence ATGGGTGCTCAGGACGGCCCCACGCTCATCAGCTCGGTGCAGCGGGCCTTCCGTCTGCTGGAGGCGGTGAGCGCGCACGAGAACGGCGCACCGGCGAAACAGCTGGCGCGCGAGACGGGGCTGCCGCTGGCCACCGCCTATCACCTGCTGCGCACCCTCCTGCACGACGGATACCTGCGGAAGCTGGACGACGGCGGCTTCGTCCTGGGCGACAAACTGAACTCCCTGCACACGGCGGGCCGCGCGCAGACGCTGCTCAGCCGGGTGCGCCCGACGCTGACCGCTCTGCGGGACGAGCTGTCCGCCGCCACCTACCTCACGTTCTACGAGGAGGGCGAGATCAGGGTGGCCGAGATCGTGGACGGCCCCCGCATGCCCCGGGTGGATCTCTGGGTGGGTTTCGAGGATGCCGGGCATGCCACCGCGCTGGGCAAGTCCGTGCTGCGTGAGCTGGACGAGGACGCCCGCCGGGACTATCTGTCCAGGCACCATCTCGCCGACCTCACGCCACGGACGATCACCAGCCTTCCGGAGCTGCTCCGCAGGATCGCGACGCCCCCCTTGGCACCGGCCCTCACGGACCTGGAGGAATACGCGCTCGGCACCGTGTGCGTCGCCGTGCCGGTCTACCGCGGGAGCACGCTCGGTTCGCTCGGCGTCTCCCTGCCGGTGGAGCGGCGGGACCGGCTCCAGGAGATCCGGACACGCCTGCTCCCGGTCGCGAGCCGGGTGACCAGGAGTCTCTCGCTCACTATCTGA
- a CDS encoding EamA family transporter — translation MFGSGLSNQTGAAIGSLAFPVLGPLGVVAVRQYVAALVLVAVGRPRLRAFTWRQWWPALLLAGVFGTMNLTLYSAIDRVGLGLAVTLEFLGPLAIALAASRRRLDAGCAVLAAAGVVVLMRPRPSTDYVGLGLGLVAAGCWASYILLNRLVGRRIPGAQGPAAAACVSALSFLPIGIVVAVRHPPTTGAVLCAVAAGVLSSAVPYLTDLLTLRTVPAQTFGLFMSVNPVLAAVVGWVVLGQTLGVWEWTGIGAVVAANAVSIARTHR, via the coding sequence ATGTTCGGCAGCGGCCTGTCCAACCAGACCGGCGCGGCGATCGGCTCGCTGGCCTTCCCGGTCCTCGGGCCGCTCGGGGTGGTGGCGGTACGCCAGTACGTCGCCGCGCTCGTCCTCGTGGCCGTCGGCCGGCCGCGCCTGCGCGCCTTCACCTGGCGGCAGTGGTGGCCGGCGCTGCTGCTCGCCGGGGTCTTCGGCACCATGAACCTGACCCTGTACAGCGCGATCGACCGGGTCGGACTGGGGCTGGCGGTGACCCTGGAGTTCCTGGGCCCGCTCGCCATCGCGCTGGCCGCCTCGCGCCGCAGGCTGGACGCGGGGTGCGCGGTGCTGGCGGCGGCCGGAGTGGTGGTGCTGATGCGCCCGCGGCCGTCCACCGACTACGTGGGGCTGGGCCTGGGCCTGGTGGCCGCCGGCTGCTGGGCCTCGTACATCCTGCTCAACCGGCTCGTCGGACGGCGTATCCCGGGCGCGCAGGGGCCGGCGGCGGCCGCGTGCGTGTCCGCGCTGAGCTTCCTGCCGATCGGGATCGTCGTCGCCGTACGGCATCCGCCGACGACCGGGGCCGTGCTGTGCGCGGTGGCGGCGGGCGTGCTGTCGTCGGCCGTGCCCTACCTCACCGATCTGCTGACCCTGCGCACGGTGCCGGCCCAGACCTTCGGCCTGTTCATGAGCGTCAACCCGGTGCTGGCGGCCGTGGTGGGCTGGGTGGTGCTGGGCCAGACCCTGGGCGTTTGGGAGTGGACGGGGATCGGGGCGGTGGTCGCCGCGAACGCGGTGAGTATCGCGCGCACACACCGCTGA
- a CDS encoding LysR family transcriptional regulator: MHEIELRQLRCLVAIVDEGTFTDAAIALGVSQAAVSRTLAGLERTLGVRLLRRTSREVTPTATGLRVVAQARRVLADVADLVQEATSGHTRLRIGYAWSAVGRHTVAFQRRWTAAHPGTDLHLVRVNTASAGLGEGACDLAVVRRPLEDRRFDTALVGLERRLCALATDDPLARRRSVRLADLTGRILWVDRRTGTTTPELWPPGSRPTVQETHDVDDWLTVIAAGRGIGVTAESTAHQYPRPGIVYRPVRDAEPVAVRLAWWRDDPHPALETVLELLSELYRTG, encoded by the coding sequence ATGCATGAGATCGAGCTCCGGCAGCTGCGCTGTCTCGTCGCCATCGTCGACGAGGGCACCTTCACCGATGCGGCGATCGCCCTGGGGGTGTCCCAGGCGGCCGTGTCCCGCACCCTGGCGGGGCTCGAACGAACGCTGGGCGTACGGCTGTTGAGGCGCACCTCGCGCGAAGTGACCCCGACGGCGACCGGGCTGCGGGTGGTGGCGCAGGCCCGGCGGGTGCTCGCCGACGTCGCCGATCTGGTCCAGGAGGCCACCTCGGGGCACACCCGGCTGCGCATCGGCTACGCATGGTCGGCGGTCGGCCGCCACACCGTCGCCTTCCAGCGGCGCTGGACCGCCGCGCACCCCGGGACCGATCTGCATCTCGTCCGCGTCAACACGGCGTCCGCCGGTCTCGGCGAAGGCGCCTGCGATCTCGCGGTGGTGCGCCGGCCGCTGGAGGACCGGCGGTTCGACACCGCCCTCGTGGGCCTGGAGCGGCGCCTGTGCGCGCTGGCCACCGACGATCCGCTGGCCCGGCGCCGGTCCGTACGGCTCGCCGACCTCACCGGCCGGATCCTCTGGGTCGACCGGCGTACCGGCACCACCACCCCCGAGCTGTGGCCGCCGGGCTCCCGCCCCACCGTCCAGGAGACGCACGACGTCGACGACTGGCTCACCGTGATCGCCGCGGGACGCGGCATCGGCGTCACCGCGGAGTCCACCGCCCACCAGTACCCGAGACCGGGCATCGTCTACCGCCCGGTCCGCGACGCCGAACCCGTGGCCGTACGGCTCGCCTGGTGGCGCGACGACCCTCACCCGGCCCTCGAGACGGTCCTCGAACTGCTCAGCGAGCTGTACCGCACGGGCTGA
- a CDS encoding XRE family transcriptional regulator, producing the protein MRDPQASTTPDEALAVGLRELKDRTGLSLAALAARTPYSKSAWHRYLSGGAPPPRPAVEALCRLAGADPEDILALWDAADASPPTTAPEEPGRTRWFGRIPSRRAPWLPLSVLALCGTATAVAAAVALTARPDTAPAAQPLSVVPRCHGRSCQGELPDASVCARDARTMSTVTGPGYTLRLRYSPACATAWSEVRLRSPSAREVSVRAGQAVLSARYPADDSAGNSSPMLSVPSPRGVAACAEIDGVLACTGLDAEPNVPQ; encoded by the coding sequence ATGCGGGACCCTCAAGCATCGACCACACCGGACGAGGCACTGGCGGTGGGACTGCGCGAGCTGAAGGACCGTACGGGACTGAGCCTCGCGGCACTGGCCGCGCGCACCCCGTACAGCAAGTCCGCGTGGCACCGCTATCTGTCCGGCGGCGCGCCACCGCCGAGGCCGGCCGTGGAGGCGCTCTGCCGGCTCGCCGGCGCCGACCCCGAAGACATACTGGCGCTGTGGGACGCGGCCGACGCCTCCCCGCCCACGACCGCGCCGGAGGAGCCCGGCCGAACGCGGTGGTTCGGGCGGATCCCGTCCCGGCGCGCACCCTGGCTTCCGCTGTCCGTGCTGGCGCTGTGCGGTACGGCGACGGCGGTGGCCGCAGCCGTGGCCCTGACCGCGCGACCGGACACCGCGCCCGCCGCGCAGCCCCTGTCGGTGGTCCCCCGCTGTCACGGCCGCTCCTGCCAGGGTGAGTTGCCCGACGCGTCGGTGTGCGCCCGGGACGCGCGGACCATGAGCACGGTCACCGGCCCCGGCTACACGCTCCGGCTGCGCTACTCGCCGGCCTGCGCGACCGCCTGGTCCGAGGTACGGCTGCGCTCGCCCAGCGCCCGTGAGGTGTCGGTGCGGGCGGGCCAGGCCGTGCTCTCGGCCCGCTATCCGGCGGACGACTCCGCCGGGAACAGCAGCCCGATGCTGTCGGTGCCCTCGCCGCGGGGGGTGGCGGCGTGCGCCGAGATCGACGGGGTACTGGCCTGCACCGGCCTGGACGCGGAGCCCAACGTGCCGCAGTGA
- a CDS encoding putative quinol monooxygenase, whose protein sequence is MAFAVVAQYQCAPADTDTVRDALRKMRELVPSEPANLAYEAHEIVDRPGGFLLYERYTDRAGFEAHKETEHFAELIRGTVFPLLKERVITFAETV, encoded by the coding sequence ATGGCCTTCGCCGTCGTCGCCCAGTACCAGTGCGCGCCCGCCGACACCGACACCGTGCGCGACGCGCTGCGCAAGATGCGCGAGCTGGTCCCGTCGGAACCCGCGAACCTCGCCTACGAGGCGCACGAGATCGTCGACCGCCCGGGAGGGTTCCTGTTGTACGAGCGCTACACCGACCGTGCCGGCTTCGAGGCGCACAAGGAGACGGAGCACTTCGCGGAGCTGATCCGGGGAACGGTGTTCCCGCTGCTGAAGGAGCGGGTCATCACCTTCGCCGAGACGGTCTGA
- a CDS encoding DoxX family protein has product MPRSERSPLLLAGLLAAAGVAHFATPRPFDATIPRALPGSPRAWTYGSGVVELALAAGIAAPRTRAVAAKAAAAFFVGVFPANVQMAVDWRHRPAPLRRAALARLPLQLPLVLWARGVARNEEGRS; this is encoded by the coding sequence GTGCCACGGTCCGAACGCTCGCCCCTGCTGCTCGCCGGCCTGCTGGCCGCGGCCGGGGTCGCCCACTTCGCCACCCCACGCCCCTTCGACGCCACCATTCCGCGCGCACTGCCGGGTTCGCCCAGGGCATGGACGTACGGCAGCGGTGTCGTGGAACTGGCCCTGGCCGCCGGGATCGCGGCACCCCGGACGCGCGCCGTCGCCGCGAAGGCGGCCGCGGCCTTCTTCGTCGGGGTCTTCCCGGCGAACGTGCAGATGGCCGTGGACTGGCGGCACCGTCCCGCGCCACTGCGCAGGGCCGCCCTCGCGCGGCTGCCGCTGCAACTGCCGCTGGTGCTGTGGGCCCGGGGAGTCGCCCGGAACGAGGAGGGACGGTCATGA
- a CDS encoding peroxiredoxin: MTERIEVGAKAEDFALPDETGTVRRLTELLADGPVVLFFYPAALTPGCTAEACHFRDLAAEFAAVGARPVGISGDSVDKQQEFTGRHGLGMPLLSDVDGTVRERFGVRRGFSLAPTKRVTFVIAKDRTVLEIVRSELRMNTHADRALAALRAHKG, encoded by the coding sequence ATGACGGAACGCATCGAGGTCGGGGCCAAGGCCGAGGACTTCGCCCTGCCCGACGAGACCGGCACCGTCCGCCGGCTCACCGAGCTGCTGGCCGACGGACCGGTGGTCCTCTTCTTCTACCCGGCCGCCCTCACCCCCGGCTGCACCGCCGAGGCCTGCCACTTCCGCGACCTCGCCGCCGAATTCGCCGCCGTGGGCGCCCGGCCCGTCGGCATCAGCGGCGACAGCGTCGACAAACAGCAGGAGTTCACCGGCCGGCACGGGCTGGGGATGCCGCTGCTCTCCGACGTAGACGGCACCGTTCGTGAGCGGTTCGGCGTCAGGCGCGGCTTCTCCCTCGCCCCCACCAAGCGCGTCACCTTCGTGATCGCGAAGGACCGCACGGTGCTGGAGATCGTCCGCAGCGAACTGCGCATGAACACCCACGCCGACCGGGCCCTCGCCGCCCTGCGCGCCCACAAGGGCTGA